One Mercurialis annua linkage group LG3, ddMerAnnu1.2, whole genome shotgun sequence DNA window includes the following coding sequences:
- the LOC126674266 gene encoding ADP-ribosylation factor, which translates to MGLSFTKLFSRLFAKKEMRILMVGLDAAGKTTILYKLKLGEIVTTIPTIGFNVETVEYKNISFTVWDVGGQDKIRPLWRHYFQNTQGLIFVVDSNDRDRVVEARDELHRMLNEDELRDAVLLVFANKQDLPNAMNAAEITDKLGLHSLRQRHWYIQSTCATSGEGLYEGLDWLSNNIANKA; encoded by the exons ATGGGGCTTTCGTTTACGAAGCTGTTCAGTCGGCTTTTTGCCAAGAAGGAGATGAGAATACTCATGGTAGGTCTCGATGCGGCTGGTAAGACCACCATTTTGTATAAGCTCAAGCTCGGAGAGATCGTCACGACTATTCCTACTATCG GGTTTAATGTGGAAACCGTTGAATATAAGAACATTAGCTTCACTGTGTGGGATGTCGGAGGCCAGGACaag ATTCGTCCTTTATGGAGACATTACTTTCAGAACACACAAGGACTGATTTTTGTGGTTGACAGTAATGATCGTGACCGTGTAGTTGAGGCTCGAGATGAGCTGCACCGCATGTTGAATGAG GATGAATTGAGGGATGCTGTGCTGCTTGTATTCGCTAACAAGCAAGATCTTCCCAATGCCATGAATGCTGCTGAAATTACTGATAAGCTAGGCCTCCACTCACTTCGTCAACGCCATTG GTATATCCAGAGCACATGTGCCACTTCTGGTGAAGGTCTTTACGAAGGGCTTGACTGGCTCTCCAACAATATTGCTAACAAG GCATAA